The proteins below come from a single Acidimicrobiia bacterium genomic window:
- a CDS encoding glycosyl hydrolase family 65 protein — translation MATKLAVSALVVMLATAATTSGVVTSRARAFATTVPTRPDAGWVLSTTDPSLGGAPTFVGNGYLAERIPAEGSGYESGPVETQSQVAGFYAHVAGESEQRATLPTWSTFGFSDGTATFGALPTRAGSSGACSSMAGGPAAHTAQCGRWDHYQQSLDLRTGVLRTSLEWVSPGGRVTDLKLEATADQARAHVAAVRLTVTPRWTGASSVTDLLDGTGLRRATVVSRSFDPAARQLGEVVRALGTGATLASVSRLRVPGDRRTTRASLDGASASLGQAVPVPVRAGHAYVFTKFVGVATSVDGDRGRGPDPSTRARSEATGAASRGWDALISESAAAWARLWRSDLTVVGDATLTRQARAAMFYLLESNRAGVDWSTSPAGLSSDGYSGHVFWDAETWMYPALLAMHPDVAVGMDTYRQARLDPARAYAASTGRRGARIPWESAASGSEQAPPPFGTDEQHITADVVLAQWQYYEATRDRRWLQTKAWPVIRAAADFWVSRAIAGPSGGFDITHVMPPDEYHADVNDSAYTNTAARIALGIAVRAAHVVGAAVDPAWSRVAAALRVPFDPTTGVHPEFDGYRGETIKQADVVMMEYPWQYPEARQTALADLSYYIPRVDPSGPSMTDAIHAIDAAALGDPTASYRFLVRSAAPFERGPFEQFAETRSGGTFTFLTGMGGFLQEFLYGLTGLRWDADAVTLDPTLPPQMAGLDVTGLVWQGRRFDVEIRPGSTTVRLTSGAPLPVIVAGSARRTVQPGGHLTVATRPPGPPETVVP, via the coding sequence ATGGCGACGAAGCTGGCCGTCTCCGCGCTCGTCGTGATGCTGGCGACGGCCGCCACGACGTCGGGGGTCGTGACGTCGCGGGCGCGGGCGTTCGCAACGACGGTGCCCACGAGGCCCGACGCGGGGTGGGTGCTCTCCACGACCGACCCGTCGCTGGGCGGTGCGCCCACGTTCGTCGGGAACGGCTACCTGGCGGAGCGGATCCCCGCCGAGGGCAGCGGCTACGAGTCGGGGCCGGTGGAGACGCAGTCCCAGGTGGCGGGCTTCTATGCGCACGTGGCGGGTGAGAGCGAGCAGCGGGCGACGCTCCCGACCTGGTCGACGTTTGGCTTCTCCGACGGCACCGCGACCTTTGGCGCGCTGCCGACCCGGGCCGGCTCGAGCGGCGCCTGCAGCTCGATGGCCGGAGGGCCAGCCGCCCACACGGCGCAGTGCGGACGCTGGGATCACTACCAGCAGTCGCTCGATCTCCGCACCGGTGTGCTGCGCACGTCACTGGAGTGGGTCTCACCCGGGGGAAGAGTCACCGACCTCAAGCTCGAAGCCACCGCGGACCAGGCGCGTGCCCATGTCGCGGCCGTGCGGCTGACGGTCACGCCACGGTGGACGGGCGCGTCGAGCGTGACCGACCTGCTCGACGGCACGGGGCTACGTCGCGCCACCGTGGTCTCGCGGAGCTTCGACCCGGCTGCTCGTCAGCTCGGCGAGGTGGTCAGGGCGCTGGGGACCGGCGCCACGCTGGCCAGCGTCTCGAGGCTGCGGGTCCCCGGTGATCGGCGAACGACCCGGGCGTCCCTCGACGGGGCCTCAGCGTCGCTGGGCCAGGCCGTCCCGGTTCCCGTCCGGGCCGGTCATGCCTACGTCTTCACGAAGTTCGTCGGCGTCGCCACCTCGGTCGACGGTGATCGTGGACGAGGCCCGGATCCGTCCACGCGAGCGCGCAGCGAAGCGACGGGCGCGGCCTCGCGCGGGTGGGACGCGCTCATAAGCGAGAGCGCGGCTGCCTGGGCCCGCTTGTGGCGGTCGGACCTCACGGTCGTCGGCGACGCGACCCTGACGCGTCAGGCCCGGGCCGCGATGTTCTATCTCCTGGAGAGCAACCGAGCCGGCGTCGACTGGAGCACGTCCCCGGCCGGGCTCTCCTCCGACGGGTACAGCGGACACGTCTTCTGGGACGCCGAGACCTGGATGTATCCAGCCCTGCTGGCGATGCATCCGGACGTCGCCGTCGGCATGGACACGTACCGGCAGGCGCGTCTCGATCCGGCGCGGGCGTACGCCGCCAGCACGGGTCGTCGCGGCGCCCGGATTCCCTGGGAGAGCGCGGCGAGCGGGTCCGAGCAGGCGCCGCCACCGTTCGGAACCGACGAGCAGCACATCACCGCCGATGTCGTGCTCGCCCAGTGGCAGTACTACGAGGCGACGCGCGACCGGCGGTGGCTCCAGACGAAGGCATGGCCGGTGATCCGCGCCGCGGCCGACTTCTGGGTCAGTCGAGCGATCGCGGGTCCGTCGGGAGGCTTCGACATCACCCACGTGATGCCGCCAGACGAGTATCACGCGGATGTGAACGACAGCGCGTACACGAACACCGCCGCGCGCATCGCACTGGGGATCGCGGTCCGGGCCGCGCACGTCGTGGGTGCGGCGGTCGATCCCGCGTGGAGCCGCGTCGCGGCGGCTCTGCGCGTCCCGTTTGACCCGACGACGGGCGTTCATCCCGAGTTCGACGGTTACCGCGGCGAGACGATCAAGCAGGCCGACGTCGTCATGATGGAGTACCCGTGGCAGTACCCGGAGGCCCGCCAGACCGCGCTGGCCGACCTCAGCTACTACATCCCGAGGGTGGATCCCTCGGGCCCGTCGATGACGGATGCCATCCACGCCATCGACGCCGCTGCGCTCGGCGACCCCACCGCGAGCTACCGGTTCCTCGTCCGCAGCGCGGCGCCGTTCGAGCGGGGCCCGTTCGAGCAGTTCGCGGAGACGCGAAGCGGGGGCACCTTCACGTTCCTGACCGGGATGGGCGGGTTCCTCCAGGAGTTCCTGTACGGCCTGACGGGGCTTCGGTGGGACGCCGACGCGGTCACGCTCGACCCCACCCTGCCGCCCCAGATGGCCGGGCTCGACGTCACCGGGCTGGTGTGGCAGGGGCGGCGCTTCGACGTCGAGATCAGGCCCGGCTCAACCACGGTCCGGCTGACCTCGGGGGCGCCCCTCCCGGTCATCGTGGCCGGCAGCGCCCGCCGGACGGTTCAACCCGGCGGGCACCTCACCGTGGCAACCCGGCCACCCGGACCGCCCGAGACCGTCGTCCCGTAG
- a CDS encoding nitroreductase family deazaflavin-dependent oxidoreductase: MTLQGEYVPSASPWVRDQVEAYERSGGREANTLLDTGLPVVIVTMQGNKSGKIRKTALMRVEHDGEYALVASKGGAPTHPVWYYNLRAHPGEITVQDGPEPFTARVHEATGDERAAWWERAVAAYPPYAEYQEKTDRQIPVLVATRTE; encoded by the coding sequence ATGACGCTGCAAGGTGAGTACGTCCCGAGCGCGTCCCCGTGGGTCCGCGACCAGGTCGAGGCCTACGAGCGGTCGGGCGGCCGGGAGGCCAACACGCTGCTCGACACGGGCCTCCCGGTGGTCATCGTGACCATGCAGGGCAACAAGAGCGGGAAGATCCGCAAGACGGCCCTGATGCGGGTCGAGCACGACGGGGAGTACGCCCTGGTGGCCTCGAAGGGCGGCGCTCCCACGCACCCCGTCTGGTACTACAACCTCAGGGCCCATCCGGGGGAGATCACCGTCCAGGACGGCCCGGAGCCGTTCACGGCTCGAGTCCACGAGGCCACCGGCGACGAGCGCGCCGCCTGGTGGGAGCGTGCGGTCGCCGCCTACCCGCCCTACGCCGAGTACCAGGAGAAGACGGACCGGCAGATCCCCGTCCTCGTCGCGACCCGCACGGAGTGA
- the ykgO gene encoding type B 50S ribosomal protein L36 — MKVRNSLRSLKGQPGSKVVRRRGRTFVVNKLHPRWKARQG, encoded by the coding sequence ATGAAGGTCAGGAACTCGTTGCGGTCCCTGAAGGGCCAACCAGGATCGAAGGTCGTGCGCCGGCGCGGTCGCACGTTCGTCGTCAACAAGCTGCACCCGCGATGGAAGGCCCGCCAGGGATGA
- a CDS encoding trypsin-like peptidase domain-containing protein, with protein MAQQGIQLDEAPSTDEALDAYSAVVTSVAERLLPSVVRLQVGTARRAGTGSGVVITPDGFVLTSAHVLGRAQAGAATLSDGRDLVFDVAGADGLSDLALVRVRGDQLTAAELGDAERLRVGELVVAVGSPMGLTGSVTAGVVSALDRSLPARAGSTVRVVDNVIQTDAALNPGNSGGALADRLGRVVGINTAVAGTGLGLAVPINDASRRIIAALMRDGRVRRAYLGIAGNPRVLAPRDRAATGHDSGLAVAEVIADGPAAKAGIRGGDVILDVDGRPVAAAADLQRLMDDDAIGRPITVRVQRSGHLVDLVVTPVELR; from the coding sequence GTGGCTCAGCAAGGGATCCAACTGGACGAGGCCCCGTCGACCGACGAGGCGCTCGACGCCTACTCCGCCGTCGTCACCTCCGTGGCCGAGCGGCTGCTGCCGTCGGTGGTCCGGCTCCAGGTCGGGACCGCTCGGCGAGCGGGCACCGGCTCGGGCGTGGTCATCACGCCGGACGGCTTCGTGCTCACGTCGGCGCACGTCCTGGGCCGCGCCCAGGCCGGCGCCGCGACCCTGAGCGACGGCCGCGACCTGGTCTTCGACGTGGCCGGGGCCGACGGCCTCTCCGACCTGGCGTTGGTGCGAGTCCGGGGCGATCAGCTCACGGCCGCCGAGCTCGGCGACGCCGAGCGCCTGCGGGTGGGCGAGCTGGTGGTCGCCGTCGGCAGCCCCATGGGGCTGACGGGCTCGGTGACCGCGGGCGTGGTCAGCGCGCTCGACCGGTCGCTACCGGCGCGCGCCGGCTCGACCGTCCGCGTCGTCGACAACGTGATCCAGACCGACGCCGCCCTCAACCCGGGCAACTCCGGCGGCGCGCTCGCCGACCGGCTCGGCCGGGTGGTGGGCATCAACACCGCGGTCGCCGGAACCGGGCTCGGCCTCGCCGTCCCCATCAACGACGCCAGCCGCCGCATCATCGCCGCGCTCATGCGTGACGGGCGGGTTCGACGCGCCTATCTGGGGATCGCCGGCAACCCGCGGGTGCTCGCGCCGCGTGATCGGGCGGCGACCGGGCACGACTCGGGCCTGGCCGTGGCCGAGGTCATCGCCGACGGGCCGGCGGCCAAGGCCGGGATCCGCGGCGGCGACGTGATCCTCGACGTCGATGGCCGGCCGGTCGCCGCCGCCGCCGACCTCCAGCGGCTGATGGACGACGACGCCATCGGCCGGCCCATCACCGTCCGGGTCCAGCGGAGCGGCCACCTCGTCGACCTCGTCGTGACGCCGGTCGAGCTCCGCTGA